One Helianthus annuus cultivar XRQ/B chromosome 7, HanXRQr2.0-SUNRISE, whole genome shotgun sequence genomic region harbors:
- the LOC110886767 gene encoding uncharacterized protein LOC110886767 isoform X2 → MWMAHLFNEFSITGTPMLNQVAALVMVFDLNNMSSFSELKKWVSCNDIQNFDILLCIGNKADLVPGHSAHIEYRRHLLNLDESSECGISETEGSSLLGDEESSTDVKRSCMEWCLEHNIEYIEACASNPRFDKCLSVDGDSQGVERLLGALSAHMWPGMVLKSGDTINQPTLPEQEDSSDEEQNYEFEYEVLSAGSVEPWDDTDVSWVSATNDNTGPDLNNKRPVNIDTQPSTSQSQEEIETEREKETPEAHEEADEGDTHFELEDMEQLLSEIGSMRDSLRLMPDFQRREMAANFAMKMASMFGGSSGDEEEQEE, encoded by the exons ATGTGGATGGCTCATTTATTTAACGAATTTTCAATCACCGGGACACCAATGCTTAATCAAGTAGCCGCCCTAGTGATGGTTTTCGACCTGAATAAC ATGTCTTCGTTTTCCGAACTTAAGAAATGGGTTTCCTGCAACGATATCCAGAACTTCGACATCTTGTTATGCATTGGGAACAAAGCGGATCTTGTTCCGGGTCATTCAGCCCATATCGAATACCGAAGACATCTACTAAATCTCGATGAGTCATCGGAATGTGGTATTTCCGAAACCGAAGGAAGTAGTTTACTTGGAGACGAAGAGTCTTCAACGGATGTTAAGCGGTCTTGTATGGAATGGTGCTTGGAGCATAACATAGAATATATCGAAGCTTGCGCATCAAACCCTCGATTTGACAAAT GTTTGTCGGTTGATGGTGATTCACAAGGTGTTGAACGACTTCTCGGGGCTCTATCTGCTCATATGTGGCCTGGAATGGTGTTGAAATCCGGTGATACTATAAATCAACCTACGTTACCTGAACAAGAAG ATTCATCGGATGAAGAACAGAATTACGAATTCGAGTACGAAGTCTTATCAGCTGGATCTGTAGAACCATGGGACGATACAGACGTATCATGGGTTTCCGCAACCAACGACAATACAGGACCAGATCTCAATAACAAAAGACCAGTTAACATAGATACACAGCCATCAACATCACAATCACAAGAAGAAATCGAAACCGAAAGAGAAAAGGAAACACCCGAAGCACATGAAGAAGCCGACGAAGGTGATACGCATTTCGAACTCGAGGATATGGAACAGTTATTGTCTGAGATCGGAAGTATGCGCGACAGTTTGAGGTTGATGCCTGATTTCCAAAGACGGGAAATGGCTGCGAATTTTGCCATGAAAATGGCGTCAATGTTTGGAGGGAGTAGCGGTGAtgaagaagaacaagaagaaTAG
- the LOC110886766 gene encoding mitochondrial phosphate carrier protein 1, mitochondrial: MKETKFCEEFSPKYYGICAIGGMLSAGATHVAITPLDVLKVNMQVNPVKYSSICTSFTTLLREGGVSAFRRGWTGKFFGYGVQGACRFGLYEYMNKIYSNSLKERNKSLIFFLSSATAEVIANVALCPFEAIKVRVQAQPRFAKGLGDGFPKLYASEGLRGFYKGLVPLWGRNLPFSMIMFSTFEHSVDFLYRNAIQRKKEDCSITQQLGVTCLAGYAAGSTGSIISNPADNIVASLNNNKTNSLKMAVKKIGLRNLFTRSLPIRIMLVGPVVTLQWLLFDTIKVLSGLPTSGHITTEVEVTRAKIQPA, translated from the exons ATGAAAGAAACCAAATTCTGTGAAGAATTTTCGCCCAAATATTATGGGATTTGCGCCATTGGAGGAATGCTTAGTGCTGGAGCAACACATGTTGCAATTACACCACTTGATGTTCTTAAAGTTAACATGCAG GTGAATCCGGTTAAGTATAGTAGCATTTGCACAAGCTTTACGACTCTACTGAGAGAGGGCGGGGTTTCAGCTTTCAGGAGAGGGTGGACGGGGAAATTCTTTGGATACGGTGTTCAAGGAGCTTGCAGATTCGGTCTTTATGAGTACATGAATAAGATTtactccaacagtttaaaagaacgAAACAAGAGCCTAATCTTTTTCCTCAGCAGTGCAACTGCTGAAGTGATTGCTAATGTGGCTCTTTGTCCTTTTGAGGCCATCAAAGTTCGTGTTCAAGCTCAACCCCGTTTTGCAAAGGGTCTAGGAGACGGGTTCCCAAAGTTATATGCATCAGAAGGTCTTCGCGG CTTTTACAAAGGGCTCGTTCCACTCTGGGGTCGTAACTTGCCAT TTTCCATGATCATGTTTTCTACTTTCGAGCACTCTGTCGATTTTCTTTACCGTAACGCAATTCAAAGAAAAAAGGAAGATTGTTCGATCACACAACAACTCGGGGTTACATGTTTAGCTGGATACGCAGCTGGATCTACCGGGAGCATTATTTCAAACCCTGCAGACAATATTGTCGCATCTCTTAATAACAATAAAACTAACAGTCTGAAGATG GCCGTGAAGAAAATCGGGTTGCGGAATTTATTTACTCGAAGTCTTCCGATCAGGATCATGCTTGTCGGGCCGGTTGTGACTTTACAGTGGTTGCTCTTTGACACCATTAAGGTGTTAAGTGGCTT ACCAACAAGTGGTCACATTACAACCGAAGTAGAAGTTACCCGCGCCAAGATACAACCCGCTTAA
- the LOC110886767 gene encoding uncharacterized protein LOC110886767 isoform X1, translating to MDDSDRDSLAKRPGVLVIGSSGVGKRTLLSRLLSIDFEDDLDSSSDILAYRWTINTKYYTADVSMWMAHLFNEFSITGTPMLNQVAALVMVFDLNNMSSFSELKKWVSCNDIQNFDILLCIGNKADLVPGHSAHIEYRRHLLNLDESSECGISETEGSSLLGDEESSTDVKRSCMEWCLEHNIEYIEACASNPRFDKCLSVDGDSQGVERLLGALSAHMWPGMVLKSGDTINQPTLPEQEDSSDEEQNYEFEYEVLSAGSVEPWDDTDVSWVSATNDNTGPDLNNKRPVNIDTQPSTSQSQEEIETEREKETPEAHEEADEGDTHFELEDMEQLLSEIGSMRDSLRLMPDFQRREMAANFAMKMASMFGGSSGDEEEQEE from the exons ATGGATGATAGTGACAGAGATTCGTTGGCGAAGAGACCCGGTGTACTCGTTATCGGATCCTCCGGCGTCGGCAAACGAACCCTTTTATCTC GATTACTATCTATAGATTTTGAAGATGATTTGGACTCGTCCTCAGACATTCTTGCTTACAG GTGGACAATTAACACAAAGTATTACACAGCCGATGTCTCCATGTGGATGGCTCATTTATTTAACGAATTTTCAATCACCGGGACACCAATGCTTAATCAAGTAGCCGCCCTAGTGATGGTTTTCGACCTGAATAAC ATGTCTTCGTTTTCCGAACTTAAGAAATGGGTTTCCTGCAACGATATCCAGAACTTCGACATCTTGTTATGCATTGGGAACAAAGCGGATCTTGTTCCGGGTCATTCAGCCCATATCGAATACCGAAGACATCTACTAAATCTCGATGAGTCATCGGAATGTGGTATTTCCGAAACCGAAGGAAGTAGTTTACTTGGAGACGAAGAGTCTTCAACGGATGTTAAGCGGTCTTGTATGGAATGGTGCTTGGAGCATAACATAGAATATATCGAAGCTTGCGCATCAAACCCTCGATTTGACAAAT GTTTGTCGGTTGATGGTGATTCACAAGGTGTTGAACGACTTCTCGGGGCTCTATCTGCTCATATGTGGCCTGGAATGGTGTTGAAATCCGGTGATACTATAAATCAACCTACGTTACCTGAACAAGAAG ATTCATCGGATGAAGAACAGAATTACGAATTCGAGTACGAAGTCTTATCAGCTGGATCTGTAGAACCATGGGACGATACAGACGTATCATGGGTTTCCGCAACCAACGACAATACAGGACCAGATCTCAATAACAAAAGACCAGTTAACATAGATACACAGCCATCAACATCACAATCACAAGAAGAAATCGAAACCGAAAGAGAAAAGGAAACACCCGAAGCACATGAAGAAGCCGACGAAGGTGATACGCATTTCGAACTCGAGGATATGGAACAGTTATTGTCTGAGATCGGAAGTATGCGCGACAGTTTGAGGTTGATGCCTGATTTCCAAAGACGGGAAATGGCTGCGAATTTTGCCATGAAAATGGCGTCAATGTTTGGAGGGAGTAGCGGTGAtgaagaagaacaagaagaaTAG